A single window of Senegalia massiliensis DNA harbors:
- a CDS encoding FAD-dependent oxidoreductase produces MSKRILVIGGVAGGASAAARARRIDESAEIIMFERGPNVSFSNCSLPFHLSGIVESSDDLVLMSPEKFKKQYNIEARVNSEVIKINREEKKLVVKNLQTGEEYKESYDKLVLSPGANAILPRSIKGINGDNVFTVRNVVDIKKLNSYIVKNNIADIAVVGGGFIGVEVAENLHLAGKNVSLIEAQDQIMAPFDYDMAQILHKEMMDKGVNLILSDGVQQINEDSVELQSGKKVDAKAVVMAIGVAPETSLAKDAGIEIGETGAIKVDHNYLTNDKDIYAVGDAIEVYNRLTHKKSRLALAGPAQRQARAAADHMYGKAHRNNGVIGSSVVQVFDLGAASTGLNEKVAKSEGINYDIVYVIPGDKVGLMPESNPMHFKLLYEYPTGRILGAQAIGKGNVDKRIDVIATMILMGGNLEDLKELELCYAPLFGTAKDVVNHAALVGLNLLNGQFEQVPVTKVRELVENNEFIIDVREEDEFTEGHLKNAVNIPLSQIRNRLDEIPKDKQVYLHCRSSQRSYNALMALKNMGYDNVVNISGSYLGICCYEYFQDQVTGREKIVTEYNFN; encoded by the coding sequence GTGAGTAAAAGAATTTTAGTCATTGGAGGAGTTGCTGGAGGAGCTTCAGCTGCAGCAAGAGCAAGAAGAATAGATGAATCAGCAGAGATAATAATGTTTGAAAGAGGACCTAATGTATCTTTTTCTAATTGTTCATTACCATTTCACTTAAGTGGCATAGTAGAGAGTAGTGATGATTTAGTTTTAATGTCTCCGGAAAAATTTAAAAAACAATATAATATAGAAGCTAGAGTTAATAGTGAAGTTATTAAGATAAATAGAGAAGAAAAAAAATTAGTGGTAAAGAATTTACAAACTGGAGAAGAATATAAAGAATCCTATGATAAATTAGTATTATCTCCAGGAGCGAATGCTATACTTCCTAGAAGTATAAAAGGAATAAATGGAGACAATGTATTTACTGTAAGAAATGTAGTAGACATTAAAAAACTAAATTCTTATATTGTTAAAAATAATATAGCAGATATAGCTGTAGTAGGTGGAGGATTTATAGGAGTAGAAGTTGCAGAAAATTTACATTTAGCAGGTAAAAATGTAAGTTTAATTGAAGCACAGGATCAAATAATGGCTCCATTTGATTATGATATGGCACAAATTCTTCATAAAGAAATGATGGATAAAGGTGTTAATTTAATATTAAGTGATGGAGTACAACAAATAAATGAAGATTCAGTGGAATTACAATCTGGAAAAAAAGTAGATGCAAAAGCAGTAGTTATGGCAATAGGTGTTGCTCCTGAAACAAGTTTAGCAAAGGATGCTGGAATAGAAATAGGAGAAACTGGTGCTATAAAAGTAGATCATAATTATTTGACTAATGATAAAGATATATATGCAGTAGGAGATGCTATAGAAGTTTATAATAGATTAACACATAAAAAATCAAGACTTGCACTTGCTGGTCCAGCACAAAGACAGGCTAGAGCAGCAGCAGATCATATGTATGGAAAAGCACATAGAAACAATGGAGTAATAGGTTCATCAGTAGTTCAAGTATTTGATTTAGGTGCAGCATCTACTGGGTTAAATGAAAAGGTTGCAAAATCAGAAGGTATAAACTATGACATAGTATATGTTATACCAGGAGATAAGGTAGGGCTAATGCCTGAAAGTAATCCAATGCACTTTAAATTACTATATGAATATCCAACAGGAAGGATTTTAGGAGCACAAGCTATAGGAAAAGGAAATGTAGATAAGAGAATAGATGTTATTGCTACAATGATTCTAATGGGTGGTAATTTAGAAGATTTAAAAGAATTAGAATTATGCTATGCACCATTGTTTGGAACAGCAAAGGATGTAGTAAATCATGCAGCATTAGTAGGATTAAATTTATTAAACGGTCAATTTGAACAAGTGCCTGTAACTAAGGTTAGAGAATTAGTAGAAAATAATGAATTCATAATAGATGTTAGAGAAGAAGATGAATTTACAGAAGGACATCTTAAGAATGCAGTAAATATACCATTAAGTCAAATTAGAAATAGATTAGATGAGATACCAAAAGATAAACAAGTATATTTACATTGTCGTTCATCTCAAAGAAGTTATAATGCTTTAATGGCATTAAAAAATATGGGATATGACAATGTGGTAAATATTTCTGGATCTTATTTAGGAATTTGTTGTTATGAATATTTTCAAGATCAAGTAACTGGAAGAGAAAAAATAGTTACAGAATATAATTTTAATTAA